From the genome of Cytophagales bacterium WSM2-2:
AATCATCAATTGATACCGTACACCACTATTTCGAAATGATCCAGATGCGTATACAGCACATGGATACATTGCTGAAAGACCTGGTCTCCATTTCTTACAACAGTAAAGTTGAAATCAAGCCTGAGTCGTTCAATTTCAAAAATGAGATATCAGCGTTGATAGAAGCATTGCAAGGGCCTTATCCCCAGGTAAAAGTTGAGCTCAGCACCATTCAACCACAGGACTTTCTTACCGATATCACCCGGATGCGTATGATACTCCGGAACCTTTTTTCAAATTCACTAAAGTATTACAATCGCGAAAATGATTCGCCTTACCTGGTTATCAAAGTAAAGGCGGGGTTAACACACGCAGCAATCAAAATCCAGGATAATGGTATCGGAATAGAGCGATCATACAAGGATAAGATCTTTGATATGTTTTTCAGGGCTACCACCGAATCTACTGGTTCCGGCCTGGGTCTATACATTGCAAAATCCATGCTTGAAAAATTGAGCGGAAAGATTGCTGTTGAGTCAACGGTAAAGAACGGGACCACTTTTTTGATCACTGTACCTAATCTCAATTTCAGACCAGGTAACAATTGATTATGAGGCTTTTCAACTATAGCGTGGTTAAGAGGAGTGACTGGTTTCAGTTGAAGAGTTGTTGTGAGCACATGACGAACCGCATTGCAGGCACACAAGTCATTGTTAATTACATCAGGAAAAAGGATTGGGATGCTTCATTGGTGCAGTTAAAGTCATTTGAAGATGACGATTATACACGCGACCTCCATGCACTGACAGAAGATCTGCAAAATCTCTGGAACAAAGAAGAAAGCAGGAACTGGATAAGTAATGGATTGCTTTCCATCGGTACGGTTGGTAGCCAGCATAGGGAAGACTTCAACAAACTTGCCGGAGGTATGTTGCATACTCTCGCTAAATATATCGGGGCCCAGCAAGGTGCGCTGTATAAGAAAACAGACGATGGACAGTCGCACGAACTTTTGGAATTGATTGGCGGCTATGCTTGCGACAGGCAAATGGAAAAGACGATCAGTAGCAATGAAGGACTGATTGGTCAAAGTTACAGAGATGGTAAGCCAGCATTCCTTATGAATATTCCGGCGAATTTTATTAAGATCAACTCAGGCCTTGGTGAAGCGACACCGCGGTGTGTTGCGATTATTCCATTGATCCGGAACACTGTCAAAATCGGTGTGATGGAACTGGCGTTCCTGCGAAAACTTCAATCGCACGAACAGGAGTTCCTGCTATCCGTCAGCGAAGTAATAGCCGGCAATCTTGACAACATGCTCTCATCAGTACAGACCAAAGTGTTATTGAGCCGTGCCGAGTCTATGACTGTGGAGTTGAGAAGCAAAGAGCAGGAGATGAGCCAGACGATCCAGGAGCTCACTGCAATCCGGGAAGACCTGGCCTGGAAAAATGAAGAGCTAATCAGGGCTCAGTCGGAAATCGATGCGATAACGCAGCGCGAAAAAGAGTTGATTGAATCGAAGTTAAGTACACAACAAATCATTCACGATAAAGTAGTCAGCACGTTCAAAAGAAAAGTAGAAGCCCTGCAAGCTGAATTAAAAAGAGAGAGGGAGCTAAATCCGCTGGCTATGGAACTGGTCCACATTAATAAACAATTAAATGATAAATGTTATGACGCCAAGACAAATTGAACTCGTTGAGAATTCCTGGGACTATGTGCTGATGAACACAGCAGAAGCCGGAATTATCTTTTACAACAAGTTATTCGAACTCGACCCGAGTCTCCGGGCTATGTTCAAAGAAGATATCAAGTCACAATCACAAAAGCTTGTGTCGTTGATTACTTTTGCTGTGCATAAGCTTAATACTCTGGATGAAATTATTTCCGATGTGAAAGCGCTTGGCGCCAGACACAAAGGCTACAAAGTGAAACCGGCACACTATACTACTGTGGCGGAAGCGCTGTTGTGGACCCTTGGTCAGGGACTTGGCGAGCAATGGACGGAAGAAGTAAAGGAAGCGTGGGTTTCACTTTACACGGTTCTTTCAAAAACAATGATCGAAGCGGCAGAAGAGAAAGTGGTCGCCTGATCATAGGTTAATCAGGTTGTAAAAATTTGGACTTTGTACTGAGTTGCCGGGGTTGGGCAACTCAAAAAAAATGATCGATGGACTCAAAAAACTACCTGACCGGCAGGCAGGTGAACCTTCTTAAAAGGTCGTTCCGGAAATTGAACGCCCAGCGGGTAGCTGCGCGTTTTTATGATCGCTTGTTCGAACTTCATCCCAAACTCAGGGAGATGTTTCCCCCGGACCACAGCGACTTGATGACTAAAATGATGAGTGTACTTGAGCTTGTTGTATTCAGTTTTGAAGACAAAGGTGAAGACCGTTATTCATTGCAAAACAGTGTGATCCTCCCTTTGCGGGAACTGGGGAGAAGACACGATGATCTTGGTCTGAACCTCGAACACTATGAGCTGGCCAACCGGTTGTTGATCGACTCCATTCAATTTGAGCTCAAAGACAGGTTTTCGAACGAATTTCGGGAGAGCTGGGGAACTGCCCTCGCCATGTTGAGCCACGCCATGCTCGACAAATCAATGGACGATCATAAGCCCCGTCAAAGCCTGCAGGAAACTTTTCAGCAATTTTTTCAAGAATTCAAAAAAAGAATGAGTAATTTCTCTTAATCAAATAGTAGTCGGATGCGGGTTTACGTTGGGTTACTTCTGTTGCTAGCTTCTTTGCTACCGCAAAGGGTTTGGTCGCAATTGAGCGAAGTGCCTTACTTTGACTTGATCTCAGAGAAAGACGGGCTGCCTTTTCCTGTTGCTTACAATATTATAGAAGACCGGTTTGGATTTATCTGGATTGCGGGAAACCAGGGCATTGCACGTTATGACGGATATTCTTTTGTGGCTATACAGAATAAACCCGAGGCTCCACACGTGCTACCGGCAAATTATGTAACATCGATCGCTGTCGATAAAGACGGTATGATATGGGCCGGCCACACCGATGGCTATTTCAGTTGTATCAATCCCCTGACCTTGCAGGTGAAGAGTGGAAAAATTGCAAGCATCAACGCACCTATACAAACTATTTTCTGCGACAATCAGGGCGTACTCTGGTGCTTTGTCAATGGAGAAGGGTTGCATCGCTATAACAAAAGCAAGTCTACATTCACATTTGTTAAACACCTTACTAATCTTCCGCAACATGGGATATTCCCCCCATTAGCTTACAGTTCAGTAAGCAATGCCAGGGAAGACAACAATCATCATTTTTGGCTATCGACACACAATGGTCTGTATAAATTTAACCCATTGGATAGTTCACTCGTTCATCTTAGTTCGTTGAGTGCAGACCCCGACAAACCGGGAACGATGATGGATGTGCTGCCAGACGGTGAAAACGTGTGGTGTTCAATTCACAGCAAAGGCCTGGCTCGTTACGATATCATTAAAAATGATTTTGAAATGTATGCAGTGTCCGATGCTAAAGAAGCGGTTATGCTTAGTACGCTGTTTCATAAAAATTCGAATGAGGTGGGATTGGGTTCATATACTAATGGGGTAGGAGTGCTGGACAAGCGCACAAAGAAGATAACTTTCTTTTCGGGGATTGACGGGGATCCGAAGTATGGAGTATATAAGTCCTTTGTTGATCGCCGGGGAATTATTTGGTTACTGACCGAAAAAGGAATGCTCAAATGGAACATCGAAAGAAACCATTTTATATTCAACAGTTTAAAAACGACAGGCGGGTCGAGTCGTTTTTCCGTAGACTATATTCTTAAGGATCAACGCACCGGCCGCACGATTTACAGCACTTTCCAGGGTGATGGAATCCATATTTTTGATTCACTTAATCGTGAAACAATCCTGAATCCGGGCGGAAATCTAAACGCTGTTCAGGTGGTTCAGGGTAAGAGCGGGAAGATCTTTGTACTCACGTCTTCGCGCCTGTTTGAACTTACTGCTGATAATCGCCTTGTACAAGAAACAAAGATCAATTCACTTGTCCCTCCTGAAAGCCGGCCTTATTTCTATCGCATGCTTGAAAGTGATAATGGTGACTTGTGGGTAACCTCATTGTTGAACGGTGTCTTTCATTTTAATTCTACCGAAGGATGGGAGAGACTAACGAAAAAATCGAGCACCATTTTATCTGATCGGTGCGGTCCGATACTGGAAGATGCCGGGCATACGATTTGGTTCAGTCATTCAGGCAATGGCCTTTCAATGTATTCTCCGATCACTGGCAAATGGCGTTATTTTCAAAGCGAAGAATCTCCAAAGTCGCTCATCTCAAATATGATCAGCGATATGACGCTCACCCCGGCAGGCGATGTTTTTATTTCCACAATGAAGGGGATTTCAAAGTTCAATAGAAGGGACAGTACTTTCGTGAATCAGAATGTTGCCTCAGGTATGCCCACGGAAGCGATTCGTTATATTAAATCAGATGATAGTGGTGTTTTATGGGCGCCTACAGACCGCTCTCTTCTTCGGATCGAACCTTCCGGTGGTGGATGGAACTACCAGGAATATAACTTTCGGGATGGCCTGGCTGGTCATGGTTTTTTCATAACCAAAGGAGACGGAGACAAAATGTACCTTGGTACTGACGGTGGATTCTATTCCTTTAAACCATCTGAAATAAAAGAGGTAGATCCAAGTCCTGCACCGCTCCTGATAACGTCAGTTATTAATCTCAATGCTACAAAAGCAGAACATCCGTTGACTGATAAATTCATGGTTGACTACCGGAACAATTCTATATCTATCGAGTTCGCAGCTCTTAATTTTTCGACCGCTAATCGAAACCGATACAGGTACCGTATGTTTGGACTTGATAAGGACTGGACAGAAACCAGCGGTCACTCTGTGAACTATTCCGGAATTCCATCAGGGAGTTATACGTTCCAGGTTGAATTGATTGGCAGCCCCCCGGGGTTGGGACGGGAGTCAATGGGTGTAGTTGTATCCACTCCCTTTTGGAAGGAAAACTGGTTCAAAATGTTGATCACCGTCATAGGCGTTGGTGTGATATACTCTCTTTACCGTTTCCGTCTCAAGCAAATTCGTGCCGAAGAGCAATTGAAACGGGAATACAATGAAAAACTGGCGGATGTAGAGATGAAGGCATTGAAGGCACAGATGAACCCACACTTTATTTTTAATTCCCTCAATTCGATCAACCGCTATATCGTTAAATCTGAATCTGAAAAAGCTTCGCTCTATCTCACCAAATTCTCAAAACTCATCAGGCTGATCCTCGACAGTTCCAATCATAAAACGATCTCCCTGGAGAATGAGATCAACGCCCTGCAATTGTATATCGAACTCGAAGCGTTGCGATTCAACGATCAGTTCACTTACTCCATTCACGCAGACGAAGAGGTCGATCCTATTTTGATCGGAGTCCCACCGATGATCATTCAACCCTTTGTTGAAAATGCGATCTGGCATGGGTTGCTGCACAAGGAAGAGTCACACGGAAACCTCGATGTTCATTTTGAATCGCTTGGCACAGGCATTCAATGTATCATCACCGACAATGGTATTGGCAGAAAGAAAGCAGCCGAGTTGAAAAGCAAAAGCGCTAATCGGGAAAAATCATTTGGCCTGAAAATAACCAACGACCGCCTGAATATGCTGAATGGAGAATCTGAGTTTTCGAATGTAGATATCATCGATCTTGAGGATTCCGAAGGCAGGGCAGTTGGCACCAAAGTAGTAGTTAAAATTAAATCAGTAGAACTAGAACCGGAATTTTAAATATGAAAGCAATCCTCGTAGACGATGAAAGAAATTCCCTCGAAATGTTGGAGTGGATGATTTCAAAAAATTGCCCTGAGATAGAGATTATCGCCATGTGCGACTCTCCGTTGGATGGGGTGGAAAAGATAAAGACGTTGAAACCCGACCTGATCTTTCTCGACATTGAGATGCCTCAACTCAACGGGTTTGGGTTGCTCGAAAAACTGGGCAAGCACGATTCCGAAGTGATCTTCACAACCGCCTATGATCAGTTTGCCATCAAGGCATTCAAGGTCTGCGCCCTCGATTACTTATTGAAACCGATCGATCCTGAAGATCTCAAAACGGCAGTTTCCAAAGCTGGAAATAAGAAAAACAGGAACACCTCTGAACAACTGGAAGAGCTACTCAGTTATGTAAAACAGGAAAAACCGAAAGCCAAAAGGATTGCCCTTACTACTATCGATCACTTGATCTTTATAGACACCGACCGCATCATCTATTGCGAAAGTGATAGCAATTACACGATTGTTTTCCTCACGCAAGGAGAAAAGGTGGTTGTATCGAAGACACTCAAAGATGTAGAAGAGATATTGGAAGGATCAGACTTTTATCGCATACATGCCTCGTATCTCATCAATATGAAGCACATCGCCAAATTCACTCGTGGAGACGGAGGTTATGTAGTGATGACCAACAACCAGCACATTACCGTTTCACGAAAAAAGAAGGATGACTTCTTTGAGATGTTCTCAAAGCTGTAGTGTATGCCATTGGATACTAGATGCTGGATGTTGGATACTAGATATCAATCAATCCAGTATCATTTTCACTCATCCATTTTGTTTATCTTCTTCGTATCAGTCATGAAGAGATACACGATCAGGGATAGAAAAACACTGCCCGTAACATAGTAGTAGAAGTAAGATTCATGGCCTGCCTGCTTGAACCATAGTGCTATGTATTCTGCAGAACCGCCAAATAGCGCAACGGTAACAGCAAATGGCAGCCCGACACCCATGGTCCGGATGGCCGTAGGAAAAAGTTCGGCTTTGACTACGGCATTGATACTCGTGTATCCGCTGACAATGGTAAGAGATGTAAGCAACAATAAAAGTATCTTCCAGTTTTCAGTTGCGCCCGTCAGTGCAGTGAAAATAGGAATTGTAAATAATGTACCAGCGATTCCGAAACCGATGAGCAAAGGCCTGCGCCCAATTTTATCTGATAAACTTCCAAACAGAGGTTGTGCAAGGGCGAAGATGAGGAGTGACACAAACGAAAGAAGGGTAGCATCCTGCTTGGATACGCCAGCTGAGTTCACCAAAAACTTTTGCATGTAAGTGGTGTATGTATAGAATGCAAGTGTTCCCCCGGCTGTCAGGCCTATGACCGTGAGCACAGCCTTCGGGTGTTTCATCAATTCGACAAATACATTTTGCGATAACGCTTTCTTTTCTTTGATTTTAAGGAATGCTTCGGTCTCGTGAAGATTGTTGCGGATATAAAATGCAACAATGGAAAGCACTGCCCCGATGGCGAAAGGTATGCGCCAACCCCAGGAGTGAAGCTGATCTTCCGTGAGAACTAAAAATTGCAGGATTAATTGCACTCCGAGTGCGGT
Proteins encoded in this window:
- a CDS encoding hemoglobin, which produces MTPRQIELVENSWDYVLMNTAEAGIIFYNKLFELDPSLRAMFKEDIKSQSQKLVSLITFAVHKLNTLDEIISDVKALGARHKGYKVKPAHYTTVAEALLWTLGQGLGEQWTEEVKEAWVSLYTVLSKTMIEAAEEKVVA
- a CDS encoding MFS dicarboxylate transporter — encoded protein: MEENHRQRIKAITGGAIGNLVEWYDWYAYSAFAIYFSAAFFPKGDQTAQLLQTAGIFALGFVMRPIGGWLFGTIGDRHGRKQAMTISVIVMSFGSLLIAITPAYKTIGVFAPLLLLVARLLQGLSVGGEYGVSATYLSEVATREHRGFYSSFQYVTLVGGQITALGVQLILQFLVLTEDQLHSWGWRIPFAIGAVLSIVAFYIRNNLHETEAFLKIKEKKALSQNVFVELMKHPKAVLTVIGLTAGGTLAFYTYTTYMQKFLVNSAGVSKQDATLLSFVSLLIFALAQPLFGSLSDKIGRRPLLIGFGIAGTLFTIPIFTALTGATENWKILLLLLTSLTIVSGYTSINAVVKAELFPTAIRTMGVGLPFAVTVALFGGSAEYIALWFKQAGHESYFYYYVTGSVFLSLIVYLFMTDTKKINKMDE
- a CDS encoding DNA-binding response regulator; the protein is MKAILVDDERNSLEMLEWMISKNCPEIEIIAMCDSPLDGVEKIKTLKPDLIFLDIEMPQLNGFGLLEKLGKHDSEVIFTTAYDQFAIKAFKVCALDYLLKPIDPEDLKTAVSKAGNKKNRNTSEQLEELLSYVKQEKPKAKRIALTTIDHLIFIDTDRIIYCESDSNYTIVFLTQGEKVVVSKTLKDVEEILEGSDFYRIHASYLINMKHIAKFTRGDGGYVVMTNNQHITVSRKKKDDFFEMFSKL
- a CDS encoding hemoglobin, with amino-acid sequence MDSKNYLTGRQVNLLKRSFRKLNAQRVAARFYDRLFELHPKLREMFPPDHSDLMTKMMSVLELVVFSFEDKGEDRYSLQNSVILPLRELGRRHDDLGLNLEHYELANRLLIDSIQFELKDRFSNEFRESWGTALAMLSHAMLDKSMDDHKPRQSLQETFQQFFQEFKKRMSNFS